From one Trueperella pyogenes genomic stretch:
- the lspA gene encoding signal peptidase II → MKRILPFLLGLITIVLDQATKQWALGALEGRRVSLIGDFLSLRLTFNSGAAFSLGASMTWVITLVAVVVSVGLPFLIVRSQRVPAIVLGFIWGGAVGNLLDRLFREPGFPQGHVVDMIDYNGWFIGNVADIALVGGVVALLVYEFFFHDSAERPE, encoded by the coding sequence ATGAAGAGAATCCTCCCTTTTCTTTTGGGTCTGATCACCATTGTGCTCGATCAGGCCACGAAGCAGTGGGCGCTCGGTGCACTTGAAGGCCGGCGCGTCAGCCTCATTGGCGACTTTCTATCGTTGCGCTTGACCTTCAATTCGGGTGCAGCTTTTTCGCTGGGCGCGTCTATGACCTGGGTGATCACCCTTGTCGCCGTCGTCGTGAGTGTAGGCTTGCCGTTCCTCATTGTCCGCTCACAGCGGGTTCCGGCGATCGTGCTGGGCTTCATCTGGGGCGGCGCCGTGGGTAACCTGCTTGACCGCCTGTTCCGTGAGCCCGGCTTCCCACAGGGCCATGTGGTCGACATGATCGATTACAACGGCTGGTTTATCGGCAACGTTGCGGATATCGCGCTTGTGGGTGGTGTGGTTGCGTTGTTGGTCTACGAGTTCTTCTTTCACGATTCTGCGGAGCGGCCTGAATGA